A genome region from Prochlorococcus marinus CUG1417 includes the following:
- a CDS encoding glycosyltransferase family 4 protein codes for MKIALFTETFLPKVDGIVTRLTKTIEFLIKNGDEVIIFCPEGCPESYMGATVVGVAAMPLPLYPELKLGLPGPAVSDKLEKFNPDLIHVVNPAVLGLGGIWLAKTNKIPLIASYHTHLPKYLEHYGMGMLEPLLWELLKAAHNQALLNLCTSTAMVNELKDKGIQRTALWQRGVDTYSFRPDLRSEKMREKLFGKYQDANYLLIYVGRLSAEKQIERIKPVLESIPNACLALVGDGPYRTQLEKIFENTKTNFIGYLSGDELASAYASGDIFLFPSSTETLGLVLLEAMAAGCPVIGANKGGIPDIISDGINGCLYDPDEEDNGEQSLIEATKKILENADKREVMRKEARNEAEKWDWNQATLQLQNYYSDTLKEIN; via the coding sequence GTGAAAATTGCATTGTTTACTGAAACTTTTTTACCTAAAGTTGACGGCATAGTCACAAGACTTACTAAAACGATTGAATTTTTAATAAAAAATGGTGATGAAGTTATAATTTTTTGTCCAGAGGGGTGTCCAGAATCATATATGGGAGCAACTGTAGTAGGAGTTGCTGCAATGCCATTACCCTTATACCCAGAATTGAAACTTGGTTTACCAGGCCCTGCTGTTTCAGACAAGTTAGAAAAATTCAACCCAGATTTAATACATGTTGTTAATCCAGCTGTGCTTGGCTTAGGTGGCATATGGTTGGCTAAAACCAACAAAATTCCTTTAATTGCTAGCTACCATACTCACCTGCCAAAATATCTGGAACATTACGGTATGGGTATGTTAGAGCCACTTTTATGGGAATTACTTAAAGCAGCTCATAATCAAGCCTTGTTAAATTTATGTACCTCCACTGCTATGGTTAATGAATTAAAAGATAAAGGCATTCAAAGAACTGCTCTATGGCAACGAGGCGTGGATACTTACAGTTTCCGACCAGATTTGCGGAGTGAGAAAATGAGAGAAAAATTATTTGGTAAATATCAAGACGCTAATTACCTATTGATTTATGTAGGAAGATTATCTGCGGAAAAACAAATTGAGAGAATTAAACCAGTCTTAGAAAGCATCCCTAATGCGTGCCTAGCGCTTGTAGGTGACGGACCATATAGAACCCAGCTTGAAAAAATATTCGAAAATACCAAGACTAATTTCATAGGATATTTATCTGGAGATGAACTTGCTAGCGCATATGCATCTGGAGATATATTTTTGTTTCCATCAAGTACAGAAACTCTTGGATTGGTTTTACTAGAAGCAATGGCGGCGGGATGTCCAGTTATCGGGGCCAACAAGGGAGGAATTCCAGACATAATTAGCGATGGCATTAATGGTTGTTTATACGATCCTGATGAAGAAGATAATGGGGAACAAAGTTTGATTGAAGCAACAAAAAAAATTCTGGAGAATGCTGATAAAAGAGAAGTTATGAGGAAAGAAGCACGAAACGAAGCAGAAAAATGGGATTGGAATCAAGCAACATTACAACTGCAAAATTATTATTCAGATACTCTCAAAGAGATAAATTAA
- a CDS encoding thiazole synthase — translation MENYSSLLIGGKQFSSRLMVGTGKYKSSQDMVESLSNSETEIITVAVRRIKNDQSGENLLEKINWKKYWMLPNTAGCVNSDEAVRIAILGRELAKLSGQEENNFVKLEVIPDKKYLLPDPIETIKAAEILIKKGFAVLPYINADPILAKRLEEIGCATVMPLGSPIGSGQGLLNLSNIRIIIENAKVPVIIDAGIGVPSEASQAMEIGADGVLINSAIAQAENPPLMAQAINYGVKAGRQAFLAGRIKKQAFAVASSPEKNISI, via the coding sequence ATGGAAAATTATTCTTCTTTACTAATTGGTGGAAAACAATTTTCCAGTAGATTAATGGTGGGAACTGGCAAATACAAATCTTCTCAAGATATGGTAGAAAGTTTGTCAAATTCTGAAACGGAAATTATAACCGTCGCTGTTAGAAGAATTAAAAATGATCAGAGCGGAGAAAATTTACTCGAAAAGATCAACTGGAAAAAATACTGGATGCTTCCTAATACAGCTGGTTGTGTGAATTCCGATGAGGCAGTGAGAATAGCAATTTTGGGTAGAGAACTTGCAAAATTGTCTGGTCAAGAAGAAAATAATTTTGTGAAATTAGAAGTTATTCCTGACAAAAAGTATTTGCTACCAGATCCAATAGAAACAATTAAAGCGGCCGAAATTTTAATAAAAAAGGGTTTTGCTGTACTTCCCTATATCAATGCAGATCCTATTCTTGCAAAAAGACTAGAAGAAATAGGTTGTGCAACTGTAATGCCATTGGGCTCGCCTATAGGCTCTGGGCAAGGTTTATTAAATCTATCAAATATAAGAATTATTATTGAGAATGCAAAAGTGCCAGTAATAATTGACGCAGGAATTGGGGTGCCTAGTGAAGCTTCTCAAGCCATGGAAATTGGAGCTGATGGAGTTTTAATAAATAGTGCAATAGCACAAGCTGAAAATCCTCCTCTAATGGCTCAAGCGATAAATTATGGTGTCAAAGCTGGCAGGCAAGCTTTTCTTGCAGGAAGGATTAAAAAACAAGCCTTTGCAGTAGCAAGTTCACCGGAAAAAAATATATCTATCTAA
- a CDS encoding acyl-CoA desaturase codes for MNSVIFQETAKLKKPVPAEKVIELSEKLLEPSSHSKRYPPRLHKTWGTIVFMIAIHILSLVAIQPKFWSLPAVTSLLFFYWVTACLGVTLGYHRLLSHRSFIVPRWLERFFATCGAISCQHGPIDWVGLHRHHHSFSDTEVDHHNSKKGFWWSHMGWMFKDVEALKAVPKLSADLIKDPYYRFLNKYFLFLQIPIGLSLYAIGQKLGVGGWALVLWGIPLRLVVVYHVTWLVNSATHCWGKAPFESGDSSKNNAWVAALTFGEGWHNNHHAFPNSAKQGLFKGQIDITWEHIKILAKFGFAKKVKLPSRSYY; via the coding sequence ATGAATTCAGTAATTTTCCAAGAAACAGCAAAATTAAAAAAACCTGTTCCAGCTGAAAAAGTTATAGAACTCTCAGAGAAATTACTAGAACCTTCCAGTCATTCAAAAAGATATCCTCCAAGACTACATAAAACGTGGGGAACAATAGTTTTTATGATTGCAATTCATATTCTTTCTCTTGTCGCTATACAACCAAAATTCTGGAGTCTCCCTGCAGTCACTTCATTATTATTTTTTTACTGGGTAACTGCTTGTTTAGGAGTTACCCTTGGATATCACAGATTGTTATCACACAGATCGTTCATTGTACCAAGATGGTTAGAAAGATTTTTTGCTACCTGTGGAGCCATAAGTTGCCAGCATGGACCAATAGATTGGGTAGGTTTACATAGACATCACCACTCTTTTTCAGACACTGAAGTAGATCATCACAATAGTAAAAAAGGGTTTTGGTGGAGTCATATGGGTTGGATGTTTAAAGACGTAGAAGCACTAAAAGCTGTTCCAAAACTAAGTGCTGATTTAATCAAGGATCCATATTATAGATTTTTAAATAAATATTTTTTATTCTTACAAATTCCTATTGGGCTTTCATTATACGCAATAGGTCAAAAATTAGGAGTTGGAGGATGGGCTCTAGTCCTTTGGGGAATTCCATTAAGGCTTGTGGTTGTTTATCACGTAACATGGCTAGTCAACTCCGCGACACATTGTTGGGGTAAAGCACCTTTTGAAAGCGGTGATTCATCTAAAAACAATGCATGGGTTGCTGCATTAACATTTGGAGAAGGTTGGCATAATAACCATCATGCATTTCCCAATTCGGCAAAACAAGGATTATTTAAAGGACAGATAGACATAACATGGGAACATATTAAGATTCTTGCGAAATTTGGTTTTGCAAAAAAAGTAAAGTTACCCTCCAGGTCGTATTATTAA
- the rplT gene encoding 50S ribosomal protein L20, translating to MARVKRGNIARKRRNKILNLAKGFRGGNKNLFRTANQRVMKALCNAYRDRRRRKRDFRRLWISRINASARINGTNYSKLINGMKNAEIIINRKMLAQLALNDPKCFEKIVSSVSK from the coding sequence ATGGCACGCGTAAAAAGAGGCAACATAGCCAGAAAAAGAAGAAACAAAATCCTAAATCTTGCAAAAGGTTTTAGAGGAGGCAACAAAAATCTTTTCAGAACCGCAAACCAAAGAGTGATGAAAGCTCTTTGTAATGCTTATAGGGATAGAAGAAGAAGAAAAAGAGATTTTAGAAGACTTTGGATTTCTAGAATTAACGCATCTGCGAGGATAAACGGAACAAACTACAGCAAGTTGATAAATGGCATGAAAAATGCAGAAATTATCATCAATCGAAAAATGCTTGCTCAATTAGCCTTAAATGACCCTAAGTGTTTTGAAAAAATTGTTTCTTCCGTTAGTAAGTAG
- the gcvH gene encoding glycine cleavage system protein GcvH, with translation MSYKFPDNLNYADTHEYVLEENGLLKIGVSEFAIDQLGDIVFVELADEGVTLEKGETFGTIESVKAVEEVYLPFSGEIVSVNESVIENPELLQNDPIGDGWLVILKPESKASIADLMTSEEYQSKVVPK, from the coding sequence ATGTCTTACAAGTTTCCAGACAACCTCAACTATGCTGACACTCATGAATATGTCTTGGAAGAAAATGGATTATTAAAAATTGGAGTTAGTGAATTCGCTATAGATCAATTAGGAGATATTGTTTTTGTTGAATTAGCTGATGAAGGGGTGACTTTAGAGAAAGGCGAGACTTTTGGAACAATAGAATCAGTTAAGGCCGTAGAGGAAGTCTATCTGCCTTTTTCAGGGGAAATAGTATCTGTAAATGAAAGTGTTATTGAGAACCCTGAGCTTTTACAGAATGATCCGATTGGAGACGGTTGGTTAGTCATTTTGAAACCAGAATCAAAAGCATCAATTGCTGATTTGATGACTTCTGAGGAATATCAATCAAAGGTTGTACCAAAATAA
- a CDS encoding NAD-dependent epimerase/dehydratase family protein translates to MKVIVLGGDGFCGWPCAVNLAEQNHDVIIVDNLSRRKIDIDLEVESLTPIASITERLSAWKEIGGKPMRFLNMDISKQYQKLLNLLIDEKPDSVIHFAEQRAAPYSMKSSFTKRYTVDNNVNGTHNLLAAIVESNLDIHVVHLGTMGVYGYGSHRGATIPEGYLKVEVPQPDGSRFEEEILHPASPGSVYHMTKTLDQLLFLYYNKNDLVRITDLHQGIVWGTNTEATLKDPRLTNRFDYDGDYGTVLNRFLMQAAIGYPLSVHGTGGQTRAFIHIKDSVKCVQLALENPPKSGERVKIFNQMTESHQVGELAKKVASLTGADINYLPNPRNEAVENDLIVDNKCFIELGLDPTTLDNGLLEEVVEVAKKYSNRCDLKRIPCISSWTKKQAEAIKTN, encoded by the coding sequence GTGAAAGTTATTGTTCTTGGTGGAGATGGTTTTTGCGGCTGGCCTTGTGCGGTGAATTTAGCAGAGCAAAATCATGATGTAATTATTGTCGACAACTTAAGTCGTAGAAAAATTGATATTGATCTAGAGGTAGAATCTTTAACTCCAATTGCTTCGATAACAGAACGGCTTTCTGCATGGAAAGAGATTGGAGGTAAGCCTATGAGATTTCTTAACATGGATATCTCTAAGCAATATCAAAAATTACTCAATTTGCTCATTGATGAAAAACCAGATTCCGTGATCCATTTTGCAGAACAAAGAGCAGCACCTTACTCAATGAAATCCAGTTTTACCAAAAGATATACAGTAGATAATAACGTTAATGGCACTCACAATCTTCTTGCTGCAATAGTAGAGAGTAATTTAGATATTCATGTTGTTCATTTAGGAACAATGGGAGTCTACGGATATGGATCACATAGAGGCGCAACAATTCCAGAAGGTTATCTAAAAGTTGAAGTTCCACAACCAGATGGAAGTCGCTTTGAAGAAGAAATATTACACCCCGCAAGTCCTGGTAGTGTCTACCATATGACTAAAACTTTAGATCAATTATTATTTCTTTACTACAACAAAAATGATCTTGTAAGGATCACTGATCTACATCAAGGCATTGTTTGGGGAACAAATACAGAAGCAACCTTAAAAGATCCTAGATTGACAAACCGATTTGACTATGATGGAGATTATGGAACTGTTTTAAATAGATTTCTAATGCAAGCTGCAATTGGATATCCATTAAGTGTTCATGGAACAGGAGGGCAAACAAGAGCATTTATACATATAAAAGACTCTGTAAAATGCGTACAACTTGCTCTTGAAAATCCTCCAAAATCTGGAGAAAGAGTCAAAATCTTTAATCAAATGACTGAGAGTCATCAAGTTGGAGAACTAGCAAAAAAAGTTGCTTCCCTTACAGGGGCTGATATCAATTATTTACCAAATCCAAGGAATGAAGCGGTAGAAAATGATCTAATTGTTGATAATAAATGCTTTATAGAATTAGGTTTAGACCCAACAACTCTTGATAATGGCTTATTAGAAGAAGTTGTTGAAGTTGCTAAAAAATACTCCAATAGATGTGATCTTAAGCGCATACCTTGTATTTCATCCTGGACTAAAAAACAAGCTGAGGCTATAAAGACAAATTAA
- a CDS encoding tetratricopeptide repeat protein produces the protein MEISSFQSYLIILFVVLIIISIFVFRQFLKTRSEELNLVKFEQKGLDSLTQATELYEFGSIQIKKRLYSEATKTFLKAIENYENEPDEAKAIINNALGFSYAAQNEFKKAIKYYNSAIKALPEYPIALNNLASAQQRLLEYDLAYATYQKVLVLDPKNKTAIKKSKELEKRNNYKPYKGIKDKGF, from the coding sequence ATGGAAATATCTTCCTTTCAATCTTATTTAATAATTCTCTTTGTTGTATTAATAATAATTTCTATTTTTGTATTTAGACAATTTCTAAAAACAAGAAGTGAAGAATTAAATTTAGTAAAATTCGAGCAGAAAGGTTTAGATTCTCTTACTCAAGCTACAGAATTATATGAATTTGGGTCTATTCAGATAAAAAAAAGATTATATTCTGAAGCAACTAAAACTTTTTTAAAAGCAATTGAAAATTATGAAAATGAACCTGATGAAGCCAAAGCGATAATAAATAATGCTTTAGGCTTCTCTTATGCCGCTCAAAATGAATTTAAGAAAGCAATTAAATACTATAACTCTGCAATAAAAGCACTCCCAGAATATCCTATAGCCCTAAATAACCTCGCATCAGCACAACAGCGTTTACTTGAGTACGACTTGGCATATGCAACTTATCAAAAGGTTTTGGTTTTAGATCCAAAAAACAAAACGGCAATTAAAAAAAGTAAGGAGCTAGAAAAAAGAAATAATTATAAACCTTATAAAGGTATTAAAGATAAGGGATTCTAA
- the rplI gene encoding 50S ribosomal protein L9: MAKRVQVALTESIASLGKEGDLVDVAPGYARNFLLPYGKAMNVTPAVLKQIERKKEKEKIAADKLKQEALDFQTALSTIGRFTIKKQVGEDGVLFGTVTNGDVAEAIEAATKKEIDRRNITVPDIHNLGSFTAKIKLHPEVNAEVNIEVTS; encoded by the coding sequence ATGGCTAAAAGAGTACAAGTCGCATTAACTGAATCAATCGCATCACTAGGTAAAGAAGGAGATCTAGTTGATGTAGCACCAGGATACGCAAGAAATTTTCTATTACCTTATGGCAAGGCAATGAATGTAACACCAGCAGTACTTAAACAAATTGAAAGGAAAAAAGAAAAAGAAAAAATCGCTGCTGATAAATTAAAGCAAGAAGCTTTAGATTTCCAAACTGCATTATCTACAATAGGAAGGTTCACTATCAAAAAACAGGTTGGAGAAGATGGAGTCCTTTTTGGAACGGTTACCAATGGGGATGTTGCCGAAGCGATAGAAGCGGCAACTAAAAAAGAAATTGATAGGAGAAACATCACAGTTCCTGATATTCATAATTTAGGTTCCTTTACTGCAAAAATAAAATTACATCCAGAAGTAAATGCAGAAGTAAATATTGAAGTAACAAGTTAA
- the rpmI gene encoding 50S ribosomal protein L35 gives MSKLKTRKSAAKRFKATATGKFMRRRAFHNHLLDHKSSKLKRHLSTKAVVDERDADNVKLMIPYA, from the coding sequence ATGTCTAAACTAAAAACTCGTAAATCAGCTGCCAAAAGATTTAAAGCTACTGCGACGGGTAAATTCATGAGGAGAAGAGCTTTCCATAATCATTTACTTGATCATAAAAGCTCCAAATTAAAAAGACATCTATCAACAAAAGCCGTAGTTGATGAAAGAGATGCTGATAATGTAAAATTAATGATTCCATACGCATAA
- a CDS encoding aminotransferase class I/II-fold pyridoxal phosphate-dependent enzyme, producing the protein MTLDNNLKLAENAVFSVEESLSNVFQARSNQVFQKLENILTIYKEEKVSTSHFNQSSGSGHNDISREKIDAVFARLFLAEKAAVRMQFVSGTHAISSVLFGILRPGDVMLSLTGQPYDTLEEVIGIRGGGKGSLKDFDIEYKQINICDNFDTFEEKIVHSFEENSCKLVFIQKSCGYSWRKSLTNHQIEKICSFIHSLDPNCICFVDNCYGELVEDSEPISKGANIIAGSLIKNLGGTIVPTGGYVAGDAELVEMACSRLTSPGIGSSGGINFGLGRLILQGLFLAPQIVHESLKGADMVAAVFKNLGFKVLPEPATYRSDLIQSVRLNNPDLVQKVCQSFQNSSPVDSFLNVVPSSMDGYDSKLLMAGGTFIEGSTSEFSADAPLRDPYNIFVQGGSHIAHIKIALIRLLSELLEEKLISKDSLLPLST; encoded by the coding sequence ATGACTTTAGACAATAACTTAAAATTGGCTGAAAACGCTGTTTTTTCTGTCGAAGAGAGTTTAAGTAATGTTTTCCAAGCAAGGTCTAATCAGGTTTTCCAGAAATTAGAAAATATTTTGACAATTTATAAGGAAGAAAAAGTTTCTACTAGTCATTTCAATCAATCTTCTGGTAGTGGTCATAATGATATATCTAGAGAAAAAATTGATGCGGTTTTTGCAAGATTGTTTCTTGCTGAAAAGGCTGCTGTGAGGATGCAATTTGTAAGTGGAACGCATGCAATAAGTTCTGTCTTATTTGGAATTCTTCGACCTGGAGATGTAATGTTATCTCTTACTGGACAACCATATGACACTTTAGAAGAAGTCATAGGAATAAGGGGAGGAGGAAAAGGCTCACTTAAAGATTTTGATATTGAATATAAGCAAATAAATATTTGCGATAATTTTGATACTTTTGAAGAAAAAATTGTTCATTCTTTTGAAGAAAATTCATGCAAATTAGTATTTATACAAAAAAGTTGTGGATATAGTTGGAGAAAGTCTCTTACGAATCATCAGATAGAGAAAATTTGTAGTTTTATTCATTCTCTTGATCCAAATTGTATATGTTTTGTTGATAACTGTTATGGGGAGCTTGTTGAAGATAGTGAACCAATTTCTAAAGGGGCAAATATAATTGCTGGATCTCTGATTAAAAATTTGGGAGGAACAATCGTTCCAACTGGTGGCTACGTTGCAGGAGATGCAGAGTTGGTTGAGATGGCATGCTCTAGATTAACCTCACCAGGCATTGGTTCTTCTGGAGGAATAAATTTTGGACTAGGAAGATTAATTTTGCAGGGTTTGTTTTTAGCACCACAAATTGTTCACGAATCACTAAAAGGTGCTGATATGGTTGCAGCAGTCTTTAAAAATTTGGGATTCAAGGTTTTACCAGAGCCAGCTACTTATAGATCTGATCTTATTCAGTCAGTAAGATTGAATAATCCTGATTTGGTACAAAAAGTTTGTCAATCTTTTCAAAATTCTTCACCAGTAGATTCTTTTCTGAATGTTGTCCCATCATCAATGGATGGATATGATTCAAAATTATTAATGGCAGGAGGCACCTTTATTGAAGGTAGTACAAGTGAATTTTCTGCTGATGCCCCTCTAAGAGATCCTTACAATATTTTTGTTCAAGGTGGTTCTCACATAGCTCACATCAAAATTGCATTAATTCGATTATTATCTGAATTATTAGAGGAAAAATTAATTTCAAAGGATTCTCTACTTCCTTTATCTACTTAG
- the gcvP gene encoding aminomethyl-transferring glycine dehydrogenase, with product MTSKFGSDSFIDRHLGLGDNDERIMLNKLGLNNIDQFINLVIPEDIQLKDKSSEILPQGCSEIEALNELEEIANKNTKMRSLIGLGYYDNHMPKVIQRHVLENPRWYTSYTPYQAEIAQGRLEALFNFQTIVCELTGFPVANASLLDEGTAAAEAMAMSFSARKNKSSKVYLVESNVFDHTFNVLQTRAKPLGISLKRFTQSNLPNHEDVFGMLLQLPGKNGQLYDPTFLISQAHRSEIIVTACIDPLAQVLIKPISEFGVDVAVGSMQRFGVPMGFGGPHAAYFACSEKYKRLIPGRIVGQTLSKNGEKSLRLALQTREQHIRREKATSNICTAQSLLAIISSFYAIYHGPSGLTQIAKRLVELRINLESSLAALGFDIPDGIRFDSVDVYSMHSQRIHNEALKNGYNLRILPLGSTIENSTGFGISLDELSNEKEIKDILTFIANTIEKEEDLEHIKFDKEFHLESLALRSSAWMEQDIFTNYQSETELMRYIFRLAEKDFSLVDGMMPLGSCTMKLNSAAELNPVSWANLSSIHPFSPPDQTKGYSKIISDLEKWISEIVGLKSVSFQPNAGSQGEFAGLLAINSYFESKGELLRKKCLIPKSAHGTNPASAVMAGFEVLTVECDDEGNIDFQDLSIKVKKFDNQIGALMLTYPSTHGVFELQIRKICDLIHSVGGFVYLDGANLNAQVGLCKPGNYGVDVCHLNLHKTFCIPHGGGGPGVGPVAASETLSPFLPTHSLMDNLSISSNYVSSAKHGSASILPISWMYIKMAGFSGLRRATAHAILSANYIAHSLKHKFKILYKGKNNFVAHECILDFRDLKSKTGLSVNDLAKRLIDYSFHAPTISWPVPETIMIEPTESESLVELDRFCEAMLLIGEEISEIEKNVALKNNNVISNAPHTLKELIADNWHYPYSKEKASFPYKTPTTIKFWSSVSRINNAYGDRNLICSCNVNQAETFEEKKCA from the coding sequence ATGACATCCAAATTTGGGTCTGATTCGTTTATAGATAGGCATCTTGGGCTAGGAGATAATGATGAAAGAATTATGCTGAACAAGCTTGGTTTAAATAATATTGATCAATTTATAAATCTAGTTATTCCTGAAGATATTCAGCTTAAAGATAAATCTTCAGAAATATTGCCCCAAGGTTGTTCGGAAATTGAGGCTTTAAACGAATTAGAAGAGATTGCGAATAAAAATACTAAAATGAGATCACTTATAGGCCTTGGTTATTATGACAATCATATGCCTAAAGTAATCCAAAGACATGTTCTTGAAAATCCAAGGTGGTACACGTCTTATACTCCATATCAAGCAGAAATTGCACAAGGAAGATTAGAAGCTCTATTTAATTTTCAGACTATTGTTTGTGAACTAACAGGATTCCCTGTGGCCAATGCATCTTTGTTGGATGAGGGTACTGCTGCAGCAGAAGCAATGGCCATGAGTTTTTCCGCAAGAAAAAATAAATCTTCAAAAGTGTACTTAGTGGAGTCAAATGTTTTTGATCATACTTTTAATGTTCTACAAACCAGAGCAAAACCTTTGGGAATATCCTTAAAACGCTTTACTCAAAGCAACCTTCCTAATCATGAAGATGTTTTTGGAATGTTGTTGCAATTACCCGGTAAAAATGGACAATTATATGATCCTACATTCTTAATATCCCAAGCACATAGATCAGAAATTATTGTTACTGCATGTATTGATCCACTGGCACAAGTTTTGATTAAACCAATTTCTGAATTTGGTGTTGATGTAGCAGTCGGAAGTATGCAAAGATTTGGTGTTCCGATGGGTTTTGGTGGCCCCCATGCGGCATATTTTGCTTGTAGCGAAAAATATAAAAGGCTAATACCCGGAAGAATAGTTGGGCAAACTCTATCTAAAAATGGAGAAAAGTCACTAAGACTAGCATTGCAAACAAGAGAGCAACATATTAGAAGGGAAAAAGCCACTAGTAATATTTGTACTGCTCAATCTTTGTTAGCCATAATTTCTTCTTTTTATGCTATTTATCATGGACCCTCTGGATTAACGCAAATTGCTAAGAGATTAGTTGAGTTGAGAATAAATCTAGAATCAAGTTTAGCTGCTTTAGGTTTTGATATCCCTGATGGGATTAGATTTGATAGTGTTGATGTTTATTCTATGCACTCCCAGAGGATCCATAATGAAGCTTTAAAAAATGGCTATAACCTAAGAATTTTGCCGTTGGGATCAACTATTGAAAATTCAACTGGCTTTGGGATCTCTTTAGATGAGCTTAGTAATGAAAAAGAAATAAAAGATATTTTGACTTTCATAGCAAATACTATAGAAAAAGAAGAAGATTTAGAGCATATAAAATTTGATAAAGAATTTCATCTTGAAAGCCTAGCTTTGAGATCCAGTGCATGGATGGAGCAAGATATATTCACAAATTACCAAAGTGAAACTGAATTAATGAGATATATATTCCGACTTGCAGAAAAAGATTTTTCTTTGGTAGATGGGATGATGCCACTGGGAAGCTGTACCATGAAGTTAAATTCTGCAGCAGAGTTAAATCCAGTCTCTTGGGCTAATTTATCTTCCATTCATCCTTTTTCTCCACCAGATCAAACTAAAGGCTATTCAAAAATTATATCTGACCTAGAAAAATGGATAAGTGAGATTGTTGGTTTAAAATCAGTTTCTTTTCAACCAAATGCAGGCTCTCAGGGAGAGTTTGCAGGTCTATTAGCAATAAATTCTTATTTTGAATCAAAAGGTGAACTGTTAAGAAAAAAATGTTTAATTCCAAAAAGTGCTCATGGAACAAATCCTGCTAGTGCAGTTATGGCAGGTTTTGAAGTTTTAACTGTTGAATGTGATGACGAAGGAAATATTGATTTTCAAGATTTGTCAATCAAGGTCAAGAAATTTGATAATCAAATAGGGGCTCTAATGTTGACTTATCCCTCTACTCATGGAGTTTTTGAATTACAAATCAGAAAGATATGTGATTTAATTCACTCTGTGGGAGGATTTGTCTATTTAGATGGGGCAAATTTGAACGCTCAGGTTGGATTATGTAAACCGGGGAATTATGGTGTTGATGTTTGTCATTTGAATTTACATAAAACATTCTGTATTCCACATGGAGGTGGTGGTCCAGGAGTAGGTCCAGTTGCTGCTTCAGAAACTTTAAGCCCATTTCTTCCTACTCATTCTTTAATGGATAATTTATCTATTAGTTCCAATTACGTATCTTCTGCCAAGCATGGTAGTGCAAGTATTCTTCCAATAAGTTGGATGTACATAAAAATGGCCGGTTTTAGTGGTTTAAGGAGAGCAACTGCACATGCAATTTTATCTGCAAATTATATTGCGCATTCTTTAAAGCATAAATTCAAGATTCTTTATAAAGGAAAAAATAATTTCGTCGCACATGAATGTATTTTAGATTTTAGGGATTTAAAATCCAAAACTGGTTTGAGTGTAAATGATTTAGCTAAACGATTAATAGATTATAGTTTTCATGCCCCAACTATAAGTTGGCCTGTTCCAGAGACGATAATGATAGAGCCTACTGAAAGTGAAAGTTTGGTTGAATTGGATAGATTTTGCGAGGCTATGCTATTGATTGGAGAAGAAATCAGCGAAATAGAAAAAAATGTTGCATTAAAGAATAATAATGTAATAAGTAACGCTCCCCATACGCTGAAAGAGTTAATTGCTGATAATTGGCATTATCCTTATTCAAAAGAAAAAGCTTCTTTTCCTTATAAAACTCCAACGACTATTAAGTTTTGGTCTTCAGTTTCTCGGATCAATAATGCATATGGTGATCGCAATTTAATTTGTTCTTGCAATGTAAATCAAGCTGAGACTTTCGAAGAAAAAAAATGTGCTTAA